One genomic segment of Catalinimonas alkaloidigena includes these proteins:
- a CDS encoding TrkH family potassium uptake protein, producing MKFNWKVIINIQGALLMFIGGFMLLCLLVSFFYDQSAWEAILAAAGVSFTVGLITWLATRKQENKELRSKDGYLVVTLNWLLVSFFGSLPYVFSGTIPSYPDAFFESISGFTTTGATILTDIEALPKDILFWRSLTQWIGGMGIIVLAVAILPILGIGGMQLFVAEAPGVTPDKLKPRIRDTAKRLWLLYIGLTALETVLLMFGGMNFYESINHGLTTMATGGFSPKNASIAFYESPYIQYVIIVFMFLAGTSFSLTYFAFKGAFNKVWQNEEFRYYLFSVLIIILVSTVAIYVVSDAGLEKSFRDAAFQVVSVISTTGYITADYTSWAPLLTVIFFLLMFIGASAGSTAGGVKIVRHIVLLKNSVLEMKRQVHPSAIIPVRLNGNAITQDITFNVLAFFIIYITIFAVGSVAIALIGVDFMTAVGSVATSLGNIGPGLGTVGPVDNFAHLPGAAKWILSFLMLLGRLELFTVLILFTPYFWNRNV from the coding sequence ATGAAGTTTAACTGGAAGGTTATCATCAATATCCAGGGAGCTCTGCTGATGTTTATTGGGGGGTTTATGCTCCTTTGTCTTTTAGTCTCTTTTTTTTATGATCAATCTGCCTGGGAAGCCATTCTGGCCGCGGCAGGTGTTTCTTTTACCGTAGGCTTAATAACCTGGCTGGCTACCAGAAAGCAGGAGAACAAAGAACTGCGAAGTAAGGACGGTTACCTGGTGGTGACCTTAAACTGGCTACTGGTGTCATTCTTCGGTTCCTTGCCCTATGTGTTTAGCGGTACGATCCCCTCCTATCCTGATGCGTTCTTTGAGTCAATTTCGGGTTTTACTACCACTGGAGCTACCATACTTACCGACATTGAAGCATTGCCCAAAGACATTTTGTTCTGGCGAAGTCTTACCCAATGGATAGGGGGTATGGGCATTATCGTGCTGGCAGTGGCCATTCTACCGATTTTAGGGATTGGAGGCATGCAACTCTTTGTAGCAGAGGCTCCGGGCGTAACGCCTGATAAGCTTAAGCCCCGTATCCGTGACACTGCAAAAAGGTTGTGGCTTCTTTATATCGGATTAACTGCACTGGAAACGGTGCTGCTGATGTTTGGCGGCATGAATTTCTACGAATCTATCAACCACGGACTGACAACGATGGCTACCGGAGGCTTTTCTCCCAAGAATGCAAGTATTGCTTTCTACGAGTCTCCCTACATACAGTATGTGATTATAGTCTTTATGTTTCTGGCCGGTACCAGCTTTTCTCTGACGTATTTTGCTTTCAAAGGAGCTTTTAATAAAGTCTGGCAGAATGAGGAGTTTCGTTACTATCTTTTTTCAGTGCTGATCATCATTCTGGTGAGTACAGTAGCTATCTATGTGGTGAGTGATGCAGGCCTGGAGAAATCCTTTCGTGATGCAGCCTTTCAGGTCGTTTCGGTCATCAGTACTACCGGCTACATTACTGCCGACTATACTTCCTGGGCTCCTCTGCTGACGGTGATTTTTTTCCTGCTCATGTTTATTGGCGCCTCAGCCGGGTCTACGGCCGGAGGCGTAAAAATTGTTAGGCACATCGTTTTGCTCAAAAACAGTGTTTTGGAGATGAAAAGGCAGGTTCACCCCTCAGCCATTATTCCGGTACGTCTCAATGGCAATGCCATTACACAGGATATCACCTTCAACGTACTGGCCTTTTTTATCATTTACATCACCATCTTCGCGGTAGGCTCAGTAGCCATAGCCCTGATAGGCGTAGATTTTATGACTGCGGTAGGTTCAGTAGCAACTTCCTTGGGCAATATAGGTCCCGGCCTGGGTACTGTGGGGCCGGTAGATAACTTTGCGCACCTACCGGGGGCTGCCAAATGGATTCTTTCTTTTCTCATGCTCCTGGGAAGGCTGGAGCTATTTACTGTATTGATCCTATTTACGCCTTACTTCTGGAACAGGAATGTGTAG